The Bradyrhizobium sp. LLZ17 genomic sequence GCGATTTCGGCGAGCTCGTCGAGATCCTGGCTGGTGACGAGCACGGCCGCACCGGCGGTTGCCAGATCGAGCAGCGCCTGGCGGATCACCGCGGCGGCACCGGCGTCGACGCCCCAGGTCGGCTGGCTCACCACCAGCACCGCCGGATTGCGCAAGATCTCGCGGCCGACAATGAATTTTTGCAGATTGCCGCCGGAGAGGCTGGCGGCTTCCGGGTCGCGTTTCGCTTTGCGGACGTCAAAGGTTTCGGTGGCACGGTCGACCGTCTTGAGCGTGGCGGCGGTGTCGATGAAGCCGCGATGGACCATGCCGCTCGCCGCATGCCCGGTGAGTAGCGCGTTCTCCGAGAGCTTCATCCGCGGCGCGGTGCCGTGCCCGAGCCGCTCCTCGGGCACGAAGGCCGCGCCGAGCTTGCGCCGCTTGGTGATCGAAAGCTGGCCGGCGGCGATGCCCTCGATCACCACCGTGCCGGGGTCTTTCGACAGGCGCTCGCCGGACAGCGCGGCGAACAACTCGTCCTGGCCGTTCCCTGCCACGCCGGCGATGCCGAGGATTTCGCCGCCCTTGAGCTCGAACGAGATGTGCTCGAGCCGTACGCCGTGGGCCTCGTCCGGCGCGAGTGAGAGATCGTTCACGACCAGCCGTGGTATCGTGGTCTGCCGGCCAGCTGCAGCTTTCACTTCCTTGATCTCGCCGCCGACCATCATGCGCGCGAGCGAGGCCGCGGTCTCGAGCCGCGGGTTGCAGGTCTGGATTTTCTTGCCACCGCGCAAGATCGTGGCGGTGTCGCAGAGCCGCTTCACCTCCTCGAGCTTGTGGCTGATGTAGAGGATGGCGCGGCCTTCGGCCTTGAGCCGTTCCAGGACGACAAACAGTTGGTCGGCTTCCTGCGGCGTCAGCACCGCGGTGGGCTCGTCCAGGATCAGGAATTTCGGATCCTGCATCAGCGCGCGCACGATCTCGATGCGCTGGCGCTCGCCGACGGATAATTGCCAGACCTCGCGCCTGGGATCGAGCGGCAGGCCATAGGTCTTCGACACCTGCTCCAGCCGCGCCGACATGTCCTTAAAGGATTCCCTTCCATCGAGGCCAAGTGCGACGTTCTCGGCGACGGTGAGGTTGTCGAACAGCGAAAAGTGCTGGAACACCATGGCGATGCCGCGGCTGCGCGCTTCCGAGGGACCAGACAGCACGATCGGTTCGCCTTGCCAGCAGATCTCGCCGGCACTGGGCTGGATCAGCCCGTAGATTGCCTTGACCAGCGTCGACTTGCCGGCGCCGTTCTCACCGAGCAGCGCGTGGATTTCCGTCGGCCAGATGTCGAGGTCAATGGAATCGTTGGCGAGGAAATCCCCATAGCCTTTGGTGAGCCCGATCGCTCTCAGCAGCGGGGACTCGCCGGAATGCAGGCCGTTAGCCGTCGGATCTAACATTCGCTGATACGCTTGCATGCGATGAAGTGCCTCAATACTGGGCTAGTTTGAACCGCCGCGTAAGGTGTGAAAAAACGTCATCCCTTGCTCAACGCTTCGGCAGGCGACGGGCGTCGCGAGTCGCGGCTCCCGCCGCGCGACGATCGCCTCCAATCGCGCCTCGGATAGCGGACGCGGCCGCGTCCTGCGAGCAACGGTTGTTGCCAATTTGTGACGGTTCGAACCAAATCGGAACCCGCTATGCAGGGTTGACGCGAAGTTGAGCATTGTCGTGTCGCCACACGTATGCATTGCCGCGGAGCAATGATGAACGTGTTCGCGGCCCCATGTCCACGCTTCGCGCAGGACGCAAAAGCCGAGCAGAATCAAACGGGAATATTTGGCAATCGCGGGGAATTGTCGTGCCGCTTACAGGGAAGTGCGAGGCGCACAAGCCTCGAGAATCCATCGTGAAATGCCACTCGCTGCCGAAACAAGCGGCATGCCTTGGAACAAGTTGAGGCTTCTCACTCCGGGAGATCGGCGCAAGTGTCGCATCCAGGGACGTTCATTTTTACGTGTCCAAATTTGGGGGTATTCAGGATGTCGTTTCGTTTGAAAGCAGTTGCAGCCGCGGCGCTGTCACTTGCTACGCTTGCCACGGGGGGCCTGGCGCAGGCAGCGGATT encodes the following:
- a CDS encoding ABC transporter ATP-binding protein; this encodes MLDPTANGLHSGESPLLRAIGLTKGYGDFLANDSIDLDIWPTEIHALLGENGAGKSTLVKAIYGLIQPSAGEICWQGEPIVLSGPSEARSRGIAMVFQHFSLFDNLTVAENVALGLDGRESFKDMSARLEQVSKTYGLPLDPRREVWQLSVGERQRIEIVRALMQDPKFLILDEPTAVLTPQEADQLFVVLERLKAEGRAILYISHKLEEVKRLCDTATILRGGKKIQTCNPRLETAASLARMMVGGEIKEVKAAAGRQTTIPRLVVNDLSLAPDEAHGVRLEHISFELKGGEILGIAGVAGNGQDELFAALSGERLSKDPGTVVIEGIAAGQLSITKRRKLGAAFVPEERLGHGTAPRMKLSENALLTGHAASGMVHRGFIDTAATLKTVDRATETFDVRKAKRDPEAASLSGGNLQKFIVGREILRNPAVLVVSQPTWGVDAGAAAVIRQALLDLATAGAAVLVTSQDLDELAEIADRIAVMFHGHLSEPLATRDATREKLGLLMGGSSIEPKEAAHAVGA